Proteins encoded together in one Planctomycetia bacterium window:
- a CDS encoding sirohydrochlorin chelatase codes for MNGINDKPQTLLDAANSSSDTHSSRGLLVVGHGTRDPAGIAEFLAVSQRIAVAVAPLKVEASFLELADPTIDAGIARLAAAGVRELTVAPLILFAAGHAKQDIPRAVAQAVARHSGMAVRQLPHLGCHAELLALSERRFREACAARDASGSPPNVVWPHETLLLMVGRGSHDPEATAEMHRFANLRLQASHCGRLEVAFTAMAEPGLDEALENAARLPYHRVVVQPHLLFAGVLLERVREQVAEAARRFPDRQWVTTGHLGPEPEVVNAVAASLFSSPAAGTCD; via the coding sequence ATGAACGGGATCAACGACAAGCCCCAGACGCTCCTCGACGCCGCGAATTCGTCGTCCGACACCCATTCTTCGCGAGGCCTGCTGGTCGTCGGGCACGGCACGCGCGATCCGGCGGGCATCGCCGAGTTCCTGGCCGTGTCGCAACGGATCGCCGTGGCGGTCGCACCGCTGAAGGTCGAGGCGTCGTTCTTGGAACTGGCCGACCCCACGATCGACGCCGGAATCGCTCGGCTCGCAGCCGCCGGAGTTCGCGAGCTCACGGTCGCGCCGCTGATCTTGTTCGCCGCAGGGCATGCTAAGCAGGACATACCCCGAGCGGTCGCCCAGGCCGTGGCGCGGCATTCGGGCATGGCCGTGCGTCAGTTGCCGCATCTCGGTTGCCACGCCGAACTCCTCGCGCTCTCCGAGCGTCGCTTTCGCGAGGCCTGTGCAGCGAGAGACGCTTCCGGTTCGCCGCCGAATGTCGTTTGGCCGCATGAAACCCTGCTGCTCATGGTCGGCCGAGGAAGCCACGATCCTGAGGCGACGGCCGAGATGCATCGTTTCGCGAACCTGCGCCTGCAAGCTTCCCACTGCGGCCGGCTCGAGGTCGCCTTCACGGCGATGGCCGAGCCGGGCCTCGACGAAGCGCTCGAAAACGCGGCCCGGCTCCCTTATCACCGAGTGGTCGTGCAGCCGCATTTGCTCTTCGCCGGAGTGCTGCTCGAACGGGTTCGCGAGCAGGTCGCCGAGGCGGCTCGCAGGTTTCCCGATCGGCAATGGGTCACGACAGGACATTTAGGACCGGAGCCGGAAGTAGTGAATGCCGTTGCGGCGAGTCTCTTTTCGTCGCCGGCTGCCGGCACGTGCGATTGA